Below is a window of Malus domestica chromosome 13, GDT2T_hap1 DNA.
ACGCAGATTCAGAATTGTTATTCTTGGGACTCGACCCAAAGACACATATGTTTTCGGAGTACGTGACGTTTCGAATTCTTGGGCGAGACCCACTcttatttttcagttttggttttcagtGTAAGTATTTTAACTTCATTTACTCTAGTTAATTGTTTTgacgttacaaatgttttggaaaagtaTTGCTGTTTTCGTTTTTAAGTTGATTCGAGTTTTTGGAATATATGTTAGTACATATCTATTTTGACGTTATCTGGCcttaaattattttgtgttttcgactttacattttattaaagtatgtttcctatttttttaCACAGATGGGGAAATAAAGTTTGAGCCTGGAGGCACGGAAGATGGAATCATTGCAACCCGATCGCGACGGGATGGCATTTTTCCTTTGTGCAACCGctctgatttgatttcttcgctacgtatatatatgtgtatcctTTTTCGTATTTTCGAGTTTTTTAGTGTAGtatgttattttaaatttcgatgacgaaatttttttataagggTGGTAGATTGAAACACCCCAACcccctttttatattttaaaattggtTTAGtccttaattggtgagcccgtggggcccaccttgttttattttatgttttctggtctccctctctcttctctcagttctctcttctccctcacctCTTCCGCAACTCTCTCCCCCTCACTCTCTCGGCTCTCTCTATCTCAACCCCTCCGAGAGTTTTTCTTACCAACAATCATCACCATCGTCTTTATCTCGTCGCTACGAACTCAACCATAGTCTTGGCATCTTGAAAGTCGAACCACGAAGCCCCGTACACGAGCTCCGGCGAGCACCCGCCCCTTTCAAGgccatttccggccaaaccacggcgagttggccggcgtgtaaggtatcaatctctttgtctcgtcgagtactacaactttcctttttgtttcactcaatttcgttgagtattgaagaggttatactcatttgaatcttacccagtttccggcgcgtCCGACGGCTTTCGAGGAATTttacggccaaaccacggcgagttagacatcgtgtgaggtaccattctcttcgtctcttcaagggctacaacttttgtttttgtcttgcttgatttcgttgagtagtgACAAAGTTATAGCCGTTTAAAGATGGGTGGTTTTCCGGCCGAATTTCCGGCCTTCTTCTTCGGCAAAACCAGGCCTCTCAGGCCGTTTAGAATCCCACGGGCCTTAAGCCCGTTTTTCCTTAGCCCAAATCCCCAGCccgtttgatttttatttttagttatttgtttTAAAGACCCCAAAGGCCACGGGCCTTATTTAGAATGGCCTTGGGCCGGTTTTTGGTTAAGGGGCTCTAAGCCCAGCCCTTTAATAAGGCCTTAGGGCCTGTGTGTATATGTGTATGGGCTGTGTGTGTGTAGcccgtgcatgtgtgtgtgtgttagtggTGTATGTGCGTGTGTTTGGGCTTAAGCTCAAACCACCATTTTTCATCCTAAccctttttaaccaaaaaccttaaaaaacccaaaacccaatatatcctaatcctatttaacctaaaccctaatccggatttCAAGCCTAGAACCCGTTAGACCTAATTTGACCGTTGAcccccggtcaacgttgactttagggttgacttttcgggtttCGTCCGAGActcttcttagggtaattcaacGTTCTGAATCCATTTCCaacgtccgttttcccaaattcaatttctattatatagttttatttattggactctttatgtgcttaggggcaattattgtgacgttcccgtcttcgctagtggcgCAGTTTTTGGCAACTAAGTGCTGTGAGTGGACGCCttttaaaattacatgatttgataatttaattgcataaatgattagcatgcctacggatttataatttgatttatgtgaaatttgttgatttaatatattgattttcgtctcgtgttttggtgaggaaataaattgttagcctattttgagctatattttaatatatcgtattttctataaaaaccatgaactggtagactatctgacatatgacgataggatgctagaacatgtttttgaaCCCTTCTTTATAGTGTAGACGATGATCGGTATCTatgctatgaagtggttatttatgagatgtgtaactatttgtgcgtacttAGTAGACATTATGCCGCCCGGGGCGAGGATCTAGTGTTGGCagttaggccgggagaaataatccctagcgaaaggctgagggacacggtgacaggcattgggccgggagggagttgtctctggctacgggcacagagacttaggtgcaggcattgggccgggagttatgTTTATTCGATGATCTTACTAGCAACACACCGCGTTTACGAGACAATCTGTGAGACGATTCATGCTTTGGTTTTACGCGATGATATTCTGCAATATGGcctttgagatatttttggcatgctaggatttttattaaatccatcacttattatgctaatAGTTTTCACTattaaactgtgggggttaatatcttgataactgttttattattattatatatatataaatttggtccactcacctttgttttgcgcccccattcaggacttaggaTTAAGGCACCTAATCCCGGCGTCAAGACACTTCCGCAGCAGCATCTTTGAATtctctcgatgtaggacccacttctttattcattcaattttatctcaattctttttagtgattaggtttagttgtatgttCTGAATacgttcctaaattattatGTCATTGTactttaaattcataacccttatttatttcttattcttagcttttgtatcaattaatggcttttgtCACccccgggtgtcggccagcacgtgtcgaTCCTAGGATTCGGGGAATATCatggtcggggcgtgtcacatactttctcttcatttcattatctttctcttcaattccaataaattaaattatttttccccAATTTAAAACCAACGATATGAAAAGGCTAAGGGAGGCGAGTGTGGACTGAGCTGCATCAAACTATGATTTCCCTGCACTTCGCAAACGCCGCGTCGTTCCTACCAGCGCAAACGCCGAGTTTTTCCCTAGAAGGAAGTGTGTTTCGGTCTGTTTCGTTGATATTTCGGCGGATTCGTCTCCGACTCAGCCCGGAAAGCTCGAAATTGAGCTCGAATTCATCTGGGTTGCTGGGTAACGAAGCATTTGGGTTGCTGGGTTTATGGTGGAGGATGAGGATACAGGAGAGAGGGAGGGTAACAAAGCTACGGGAGAGGAAGGCTgcaggagagagagggagggtagACAGTGGAATTTTTGTGTTCCACATACGTGGAACAACCCGTTTCAGGAGGGGggaggtgggacgcaaaaacaccaAATTTCTATCCCGTGGAACATCatgttccacccatttttgacGTATTAAACGCGGAACGGAACGCCTCGTTCCGTTCTGTCACATcctgtcccacgtaccaaacgcagcCTTACATATTGACTGCCAGACTTTTCCTCTAAGCTTCAACCACTCCGTTTCTCATCCCATctcctttgttttgttttggacaACTGCAATTAAAGCCTCCAGGCAAGTTGACCCGTCTTTTGGGCTAACGCAAAGGATTGATACCTCGCAATCGTTAATATCTGTAATTATATTATAACAAGGCAAACTAAGTCCGTTGCAGTTAAAAGAAGATTAATAACGGGTTAATGGATCTAGCTAGCTAGCTTGCTGATTATGATCAATTATAGCAATATATTGTTTGTATCacaattgttattagcactccataagaccatctccaatgattcggctaaaagccaaatattttagcttttagcccataAACAGTTTTTCTACTCTAACCGTTCtatcctaaaattttagcccgggattattaaagaatgaacttatgctattttttttgttaaattattattttttaaataaatatatagactatcgtaaattaattttatgaatattttaatctaaaaaaaattaaattccaataaatattgaaaaaattaaattccaatTTATGGGTTAAATTTGGGGGGAATATGGCCTTGGTTTAGCATTTAGCATTTAGCCAAAATTTTCCCCTTAGGTTGGATTGGGTTTGAGAGGAAATTTTTGGgagtaatttggcttttagcccaccaTTAGAGCTTGTCTAATAGTCATTCGTCATTACTTCGTTAGAATGACTATAGCAGTACCATCACATATATATTGCAAAGCAAAAATACTACTCTTACCATATCTTCATACCACTTTTcaccatttttttataaagataagaCCTACATATATTAGCGGattttacttttattaaaaAAGTGATACAAATTTAGTATGTAAAAATATAGTAGGAGTAACATTACTCGCAAAGTTGTATCTTGGCAACCATCAAGAAGGGTAAGGGTTTCCTTGATAACCTTTCCAGCATTTTCGTTGCTATCCAGGGCCGTTGGTTGACTTCTGACGTTCACTGTGGTCAGCCAGACATGCGTAATATAACtgaatatgaatttttttttttttaaattaaaattgatgAACGTTCAGAAATAAAATTTAGTCCCTGTATAAAGAATCACTCTATGTATTTGCCTTTTTAGCCCAACATTAACGTGTCCACCGGTTACGAAACCCCAAGGCTTAAAGCCCAGTTCTGTACGCTCTGTTACCCTTCACCATTAATTCATTAGGTTTTCATGTCCAGTTTTTCTTATAACtagaaaaattaatttcatttgaatatatctatttttgttttgacaaatattaagataattaattaaattaacttaaacTTTGAAAAATGAGATTCAAACTTGGTTGCAGAGCTTGAAGCATATCGATTGCTTTAGCTAACTTAGCTAAAGTCGTATGTGCATTTGAAAACACGTGTTAATTTGGGTTAAATTTTAGTTAACTAACTCATCATCAAACAGTATACAAAAATCTTCGAAATATTTTGCCACGTATGTATGTGATGTTGTTACGTATACGCATGTTGGTCACCATAGTtttttggcccatgcatttaaCGCGATCCTAATTCCTAAAGTAAGGATTATGAcactaaataattaaaaattacgTAGTATAAAAATATTAGGAAACTTGAGAAACTAAAACTGTAGAAATAGTTGCATCTTTTAGGTTATGCTTTTCATCCACTTCACAACCTCCACTCTCCACTCCCACTCTCCCACTCCAAAAGCTGTCTTACGAAAGCGTCAACCTTTTGCTTTAAACTTCAAGACATACATGTATACGCCATATTCTGCTCAAACCAGCACACACAGAGACCGACATCCCATTCGTTTGCTTTACACAGACAGACCATATTCTCCAAAGTGAACAGTGATATATTCATATATTCACGCTAGGTAGCTAGATAGCTCAAGAATAGTGATCACTCCATATATGGAAAAGGAAATTTTGCATATTTCCTAATGTGAATTGTTAGTTAGTAGCACATGCACACGAAAAGAAAGTTTATGAATAATCTCTACTCTTTATATAACTTTATTTGAGGAATATGTTGTGAGAGCactataaattttattttaatgtctgaattgtctaattttataattcttcatttagtttttttatcaaaaaaattaaacagatcagaaaaataaagaacataGTATTTCATAAAACTACCAAAATTACAATCATttaattgtaagaaaaactaaaCAACACCCTTGAAATCGAACCAAAACTAAACCGCGCTGcaagtattaaaaaaatatttaattaaataccCATATTAGTTGTTGTGTCCTAATTGGTTGGTTGTTACAGTTCATACTAAAAACTCAACCACACCATAATTTGACCACTTTCTCAATCTTCGCCCGCTCAAAGTCAGTGTTTTCAGTCTCATTAATATCTTTCTCACACACTGTGAATCGGTGGGTCTCAAGTCTCAACGAGTATGCAAATCTTTCCACTTCACACAAAAGCTCCGCAAATCAGTTGGCCCCAAGCCCTCAACTCTCATCCCCAGATCCCCTTCATACCGCGAATCCAATCCTTCCACTCCAGTGCCTTAAACTGTGATTTGTGAAGAGAGTTAGAGCctgtttggtactctacttgaatccaactttttaaactcaaaaacaattttcaagttttaggccttaaaaacttgtttggtgggattattttcaaaaactgaactcaagactaactaaaaaatatagtctattatctaaaaacataaaaagtgagtttttagagtttttaaacttaaactcactcatttcttttctttccctcCTCCAcactctcactccaaatctatctctctcttttcttctttctctcctatcttatttttacctttttcgtctctcctccaaTCTGCTCTCTTCATTATCTCGGTTATTTCTCTCACTgatcttcctctctatctcgtccAATCCTCTATcttatttctctttccttcaatcatatcttactttctttcctcctctctcttctttttctctcttatgtgaccccctctttttagatctctttgtctaatttaagtcgtaagatttaaaaattttaaattgcaaaccaatcaaatttttgaatcttaaataaaattgttttcaagagatcttcttaagaaatgttttgagaaatgataaaaaatttcaaattggataccaaacaggcccttaaggttccaccataaaactaattggtaatATGAGAAGTAGCTTAACCTCTTATAAGTTCATGCAAGATCCCTCCTCCcattaatgtgagattcattctcaacaattATCTCCCCTCCGCTTCGTTCCAGCTAATATGGTAAGAACTTAGAACTTATATTAGTTAATTTAGTTAATCATTTGTGATTaattttagggttagggttcatttgaataaaaaaGGAACTGggcttttttctcttttgggtcATAATAAAAAAGAGATTTGATCTAGCTCAGCAGTGGTACGAccattttactgcaaattataAAGCCTTTTGATGTTgaaatttatttcaaatttaaattgtaATATTGTGATTGGTGATAGTTGAATTTTAGTGACTGTGAAGTGTAAAATTCAAAACCCTCTGATGGAAGGTATCGACTTTTACTCTCAAAGGTATCGACATTTACTCTCAAACGTATcgactttcttaatttttaagaaaaaatggcAACTTAATTTCTAGAGAAAATGGAAGCCGCCAAAAAGCCCAAGTGGGAAAAAAAGCCGAAAAGAAGGAAAGATCCAGGAAATGGGGGAGTTGGAAATACTAAGAGCACATTCTATGTAATATACTAATGTTGTTGATAGAGAgaattttcttcattttataTGTAAATGGTTTGAAACTGAACATAAACTGTTTGAAAttgcaaaaactttttattttagtttcgaTTTCGCTCAAAACTGCATTGGAACGAACTGTGCCCACCCTTAGTTTGGCGGCACTTAGGAAAGCATCAGCATTTTGCTTTAAACTTcaagagatatatatatatatatatatatacaccataTTCTACTCAAACCAAAACACACGGAGACCGACATTCCCATTCGTTTGCTTTACACACAGACCATATTCTCCAAAGTGAATTGTAATATTTTCATATATTCACGCTAGGTAGTAGCTAGATAGCTCAAGAATAGTGATCACTCCATATATGGAAAAGGTTcggacaaaaaaagaaattttacaTATAATCTCTAGACTTTTTAATTAATGTGAGAGTATtgtgaattttattttaatgtctaaattgtCTACTTATAATTCTTCATTCAGTTTTTAGTAAAAGAATTAAGCAAATAAGAAAactaaagaaattaatatttcaaGAAACTACTAAAATGACAATTATTTAATGGTAGGAAAATGCTAAGAAGATCACActatttaattgaaaaaaagtCCTAAACACGACACGGTTCGAACCATCAAAATGCTTTCCATGGTAGGGCCCGCAAGAATATACAAGGATGAACTCGAATAAGCTTATATGAATGGGTGGGCAGCCACTTCTGTTGCCCAGGACACATTTCAGCTCACCAAATCGAAAGCTCTTGGGTAAAAGAAAGAAGTAGAAAACATGCACGCCAAGAAACACACAAATGATGAATCATGACCGCCCCCCATATAACACATGACCTCCACCGTGCCACTCCTCAACCTAATTAAACCAACCcattcatttcaatttcatcatAGTGTTAGTCTGCCAATATTAATAAACCACACACTCTCATCACATATAGGCTCTCCTCTCATTCCAACAACATGATCACcactcctccttctcctcccaTCAATAATCTCACCTGCCCCTCCTTCTCCGAGACTTTCGTGGCCAGAAACTTGGTTTCGGGGCAACTCTTTTTCCTTCACCACATCCAAATCTTGGAGCTCTTTCTGGCTCTATGCGTTTTCATAACCATACACTCGTTGAGGCAGAAGAAGCGCCATGGCCTACCCGTTTGGCCGGTGCTTGGCATgctaccctctctctcttttgccGTACTCGGACTCCAAACCAACAACCTATATGAGTGGCTTTCCCAAGTTCTTTGCCGCCAAAACGGCACGTTTCTATTCCAAGGCCCTTGGTTTAGCAGCCTCTTTAGCGTCATCACTTCAGACCCTCGTAACTTGGAGCACCTTCTCAAGACCAAGTTCTCCAATTTTCCCAAAGGCCCTTATTTCCGAGACACCGTTCGAGATCTTCTCGGGGATGGCATATTCAACGCGGACGACGAGACGTGGCAGCGACAAAGGAAGACGGCTAGCATCGAGTTCCACTCAGCTAAGTTCCGGCAACTGACCGCGGATTCGTTGTTTGAACTTGTCCATGGTAGGCTTCTGCCCGTTTTAGAGGACTCCATCAAACACTCGACCGCAATCGACCTCCAAGACATTCTTTTGAGGTTGACTTTTGACAATGTTTGCATGATCGCGTTTGGGGTCGACCCTGGTTGCTTGCAGCTGGGGTTACCCAAAATACCATTCGCTCAGGCCTTTGAGGATGCGACGGAAGCAACAGTTATGCGCTTTGTGACCCCATCCTGCTTGTGGAAGACCATGAGGTACTTAAACTTGGGTGCTGAGAGGAAGCTAAAGAGGTCCATAAGAGGAGTGGACGAGTTTGCGGAAGACGTCATTCGGACAAGGAAGAAAGAGCTCCCGCTACTAATTTCTGCCACCAACAATTCTAATGCTTCTAATGATGATGATAAGAAGAATAAGCAGATTAGATCAGACTTGTTAACGGTTTTTATGGGTTTGAAAGACGAGAGGGGGGAGGCGTTTTCGGACAAATTCTTGAGGGATATATGCGTCAACTTCATACTTGCAGGGAGAGACACGTCATCGGTGGCACTGAGCTGGTTCTTCTGGCTGCTTCATCACAATCCGGAGGTGGAGCATAAGATTCTTCAAGAAATATGCCGGATTGTGGGCGCAAGAACATCATCTGATCGTGATCGTGAAATTAAAAATGACGATGATGAAGCAGTAGTATTCAAGCCAGAAGAGATCAAGAAGATGGAGTATCTTCATGCAGCTCTATCAGAGGCTCTAAGGTTGTACCCTTCAGTTCCATTAGATCACAAGGAGGTAAGTTCAGTTTAGTTAATTACACAACTTACaccttgattttctttttcgttttaAACATTAGTTTACTCAAACTAATAACCATTTTAAGTGCATGCATGGCATGTTATGGGACTTGTCATGCCTCAAACATTCTTCAACTAATCATATAGCTAGTCATGATATAATTGTGagataaatacacacacacacacacacaacacacacacacacacacacacatatatatattactaATTATCTATTTTTTCCTGAGGTGAATTATAATTAAGTGAATAACTGGTTTTTGTTTTTCGGTCAACGACGATGACACCCTAGACGGATATAGTCTTAATTTAATGAGATTCTTGTTTACCTAACCGGTTAAATCTGTGACTCTGTCTATATTATCCCTTGCAAACAATTGTGTAGCAGTTACTAGTTAGGAAGATTGCAGAGGCTATAGCtaagtttttttaattgaattgaattgtttATATGCGTAGGTAGTTGAAGATGACGTatttccagatggaacaatatTGAAGAAGGGAACAAAAGTGATATACGCAATGTACACCATGGGGAGAATGGAGGCGATTTGGGGGAAGGACTGCAGGGAGTACAAACCCGAGAGATGGCTGCGGTCATCAGACGGCCGCTTCATGAGCGAGTCTGCATACAAATTTACGGCTTTCAATGGAGGTCCTCGCCTCTGCTTGGGCAAAGACTTTGCTTATTACCAAATGAAGTTCGTCGCTGCCTCCATCATTTACCGGTACCGTGTGAGGGTGGTCGAAAATCATCCGGTGGAGCCAAAGCTGGCACTGACCATGTACATGAAGCATGGGTTGAAGGTCACTCTCCAAAAGCGTGACCATGCTGGGCGCCACAAATGActaaatatatgatatatgataTTAATGGGGATTAATACAATAGAGATTATAGTGTGTTTGGCGTTTTTTGTTGTCGTTTGTAATAATGATATCGTTCATATACAAATAGTGGCATTGCCATATCCCACATACATGGGAAGATGATTGAAAATCTGTAGAGTGATATCGACTTGTGTAATCTTGGATTCTTCCTCGTATATGTATTTGAATAATACATGTATTCTCTCTCTGTAACAAATAAGTTCATCTTTCCCTTTCACTAATTTGTGATTAATCCTAACGAAAGCTAAACCTAAACACCAATTTGCCAATATAACTAACTACTTGAGTCACAAAAATGGTAGCCACTCCGATGCCTGCAGACAAACTTGTAATTCTATGGTAAAATCTTAGCCGCAAGCGGTGATTTATTACCATGTGTCTTTCTTTCTCACACATCACGTGAGACGATTGCGTGGGCTCTTCCTCTTTGGTATTTATTCAACTCTCAATCCAACCGGAGCAAGTAAAACTTCTGACATTTCACACTTACACGTGTAAAGCAAGCCCTTTCTGCCCTTCTTCATTCTTCTCAACTCTAAGGCATTTCAATTACGAAAGCCTTGAGGGccaaatacaaaagaaaaaggcaaagtTTGGCGAGCAACTCAGGACCTCGACATTCCAGTCGTGTCTGTTTTTGCTTCATTGACCTCTACCTCTAGTTGGATACCTCGGCAGTACGAGGCACTCAACCTTAAAGTTAACGGACATATTTTTTTACACGATGAAGAAAATTGCTACACCCCACCAACTTTGCCTACCGAGTTTAGTTTTGTCGCATAATGTAGCCAGTTTTCATTTGGTCACATAGAATTTAAATTCCATCCACAGATTTCATATTCTCATCAAATTGATTACTTATGCTTCAATCCAGGAAAGAGGGTTCTAATTCTACCCTACCTAGTACCTGTTCGTACAATACTCATCAAAGAGATAATTGACTTCCTTGGTATCCACCAACATATTACAGTCCTATGAGAAAAGActcattttataaaatatattttgtcaTACAGTTGGTTTGAATATTATAGCCCGCATCTTCAAGCAAGTTCCGCTCCAGGAGCGAAGTTGACAAGTTCTAACATAATCACAAAATTCAGCACTGTTAGAATGATTACATTCTAgattctcttttctttgtttagaACACTAGGGCCATGTTTGATAGGAAGGACCGACTTGGATATGACTATTCACTATATTGAAGGCATTTTGaaggaagaaatggatgaaAACTTCCATATTTCGTCCAACTTGAAGGTTACTCATGAAGAAAAGACATCCCTGCTGATCCCAAAAAAAATGGTAGGATTAAAGGGAACAACTTTTCTTCATGAGTAATCTTCCACTTCGACAAAATAGGGAAGTTGTCATCCATTTCTCCCTTCAAAATGTCTTTAATATAGTGAATAGTCCTATCCAAGCTGATCCTCTCTAACAAACAAGGCCTAGGAGTGCTATATAATTTGCATCTGACTGTTCtgagataaataaataacaataaGAAAAATTACCTCGTTCAAGCTCTCCCATCCCACTCTTCATAGAACTCTACAAGAAACTCCTCCATGAACTTGTGCCGTCTCTCAGCTCTCTTCTGCCCAGCCTGAAATCAATGGTCAAACCTCATATCACAAACTGAATGGATGataatatacatacatatgtaaTGCATGCAAATGAGGAAGATTCCAAGTGAGGAACGTGTAATGTCATGTCCATGTTTCAAcaaatttacctttgttttCATCAAAGCCTTTAGCTTAAGAAGCTTCTCGTGAAAGTGATTCACAGTAGTCTGCTCATCCTTTTTCATGTACTTTTCCTTGGATAAGTCACATCGTGGCAGAATCTTAGGATCATGTAGCACTCTGTTCCTACTTCCACCAAAAGTAAAGCAACGAGCAATTCCTGTGACCAAAAGACTACTTAATATTGTGCAAAAACAGTTACACCCACAGTTGCTCTTGAAGCAGTCATCCCAATTTTAAACTTACATAGAGATAGTAGGTAGACAAAATCTAATGTTTAGAATTATCAAGTACAGAGATTACCAATAGCACCAATTGCATCGAGACGATCAGCATCTTGAACAACCCCAAATTCTGGAGGAAAATCGTTATTTGTTCCTGCAAGCTCATCTTTGAAACCTGGAAAGTAGAAGTACTTGTATATCAGAGCTCATATGCACAATAAGGTGCTTGGAATTAAACATTCTATTACAGCAAACAGCTACAAAGGGTTAACAACCACAATAACGTCCACAAAGgataaaaaaaggtcgtacccagtgcacaaggctcccgctttacgcagggtctgggagaggtgaatgtcggctagccttacccccatttatggagaggctgctcccaaggctcgaacccgagacctaccgctcatgggcgaaggcacttgccatcgcaccaagtgcgacctcttgtCCACAAAGGATATTGAACAAAAATCAGAATTGCATAAATATTAAGAACACAATGAAACTGAAAAAATTATATGGTTCTAAAGTGATATAAACCGTAAATGGAGAAAATACGGATGCATATATTGGTGCATGTGTGGAAACATACAATATTTTCCTATGTAGAAAAGAGACATGGCATTTACATTTTGGCAGTATGAAATTCTGATTTAGAATACAGGATTAAACTCAAATGATTTTTACATCACGTAAGCAGAACAGGGGAGAAATAACATGACAGAAAGGAGCAGTAATCGGCTCACCCATTCCCTTGATGATCGTTATAATCTTCATTTTCTTAGTCTCATCTATGCCCTCCTCATCGAGAAAgttctcaacaattttttccTCTGAGGGATCTCTACATTCCAAAAATAACATGAGGGAAACGATGAATCGATGGAAGAGCCAGACAAAACAAcagaaaaggaaaatataagTTAAAGGAAACAAAGAATGAGAAACGTACAAACCTCAAGTACTTGTAATCACCTGCAGCAAGCAATCAACAA
It encodes the following:
- the LOC103451450 gene encoding uncharacterized protein isoform X2, with product MGSLGWEETVRKAEKLVEEAMKENDASHDAAHVWRVRDLALSLAREEGLSSNSDSMQIIEVAALLHDIGDYKYLRDPSEEKIVENFLDEEGIDETKKMKIITIIKGMGFKDELAGTNNDFPPEFGVVQDADRLDAIGAIGIARCFTFGGSRNRVLHDPKILPRCDLSKEKYMKKDEQTTVNHFHEKLLKLKALMKTKAGQKRAERRHKFMEEFLVEFYEEWDGRA
- the LOC103451450 gene encoding uncharacterized protein isoform X1 translates to MSCHGSQLCCIMLTVDLFPLFRFTSLHPLPSSLHYSYPVCLQISPPTTVHPATAAAAAREKKSRQSQAMGSLGWEETVRKAEKLVEEAMKENDASHDAAHVWRVRDLALSLAREEGLSSNSDSMQIIEVAALLHDIGDYKYLRDPSEEKIVENFLDEEGIDETKKMKIITIIKGMGFKDELAGTNNDFPPEFGVVQDADRLDAIGAIGIARCFTFGGSRNRVLHDPKILPRCDLSKEKYMKKDEQTTVNHFHEKLLKLKALMKTKAGQKRAERRHKFMEEFLVEFYEEWDGRA
- the LOC103451451 gene encoding cytochrome P450 86B1-like, translating into MITTPPSPPINNLTCPSFSETFVARNLVSGQLFFLHHIQILELFLALCVFITIHSLRQKKRHGLPVWPVLGMLPSLSFAVLGLQTNNLYEWLSQVLCRQNGTFLFQGPWFSSLFSVITSDPRNLEHLLKTKFSNFPKGPYFRDTVRDLLGDGIFNADDETWQRQRKTASIEFHSAKFRQLTADSLFELVHGRLLPVLEDSIKHSTAIDLQDILLRLTFDNVCMIAFGVDPGCLQLGLPKIPFAQAFEDATEATVMRFVTPSCLWKTMRYLNLGAERKLKRSIRGVDEFAEDVIRTRKKELPLLISATNNSNASNDDDKKNKQIRSDLLTVFMGLKDERGEAFSDKFLRDICVNFILAGRDTSSVALSWFFWLLHHNPEVEHKILQEICRIVGARTSSDRDREIKNDDDEAVVFKPEEIKKMEYLHAALSEALRLYPSVPLDHKEVVEDDVFPDGTILKKGTKVIYAMYTMGRMEAIWGKDCREYKPERWLRSSDGRFMSESAYKFTAFNGGPRLCLGKDFAYYQMKFVAASIIYRYRVRVVENHPVEPKLALTMYMKHGLKVTLQKRDHAGRHK